Proteins found in one Aethina tumida isolate Nest 87 chromosome 1, icAetTumi1.1, whole genome shotgun sequence genomic segment:
- the LOC109594507 gene encoding CCHC-type zinc finger nucleic acid binding protein — translation MNSSSICYKCNQPGHFARECSQRDINRANFNYRSREKCHRCNKLGHYVRDCREEFNRCYRCFGEGHIAKDCLQHPDVPSCYKCKKPGHIARSCPEGGGDRTSTDTCHNCQRPGHIYRNCPENTKTCYLCHKPGHLKRDCQENNEYRK, via the coding sequence ATGAATTCCTCAAGTATATGCTACAAGTGCAACCAGCCAGGGCATTTTGCCAGGGAGTGCTCACAGCGGGACATCAATAGAGCTAACTTCAACTACAGGAGCCGGGAGAAGTGCCACAGGTGCAACAAACTTGGTCACTATGTCCGAGACTGCAGGGAGGAGTTCAATCGCTGCTACCGTTGCTTTGGTGAAGGTCACATCGCGAAAGATTGCCTCCAACATCCAGACGTGCCGTCCTGTTACAAGTGTAAGAAGCCTGGCCACATAGCCCGGAGCTGCCCAGAGGGTGGTGGTGATAGGACCAGCACTGACACTTGTCACAATTGCCAACGGCCTGGTCACATCTACCGAAACTGTCCAGAGAACACTAAAACTTGCTACTTGTGTCACAAGCCGGGCCACCTTAAGAGAGATTGCCAAGAGAATAACGAGTATAGAAAGTAG